From a region of the Sebastes umbrosus isolate fSebUmb1 chromosome 10, fSebUmb1.pri, whole genome shotgun sequence genome:
- the si:dkey-191g9.7 gene encoding G protein-regulated inducer of neurite outgrowth 2, translating to MAEAGRPVSELYPLGGAVPLESTLSDQTLFGTSKSSTRAITPHNSVAGGPGNTSQEEAVREICKEHSATSPFRETNGSGLRVGGEPGEQEQSQSEHCVPPKASSHPHCPAEAHTHSHPREAGVNAINDNPKAGRTVQNVKPPAVLPVYRSHSDTVPLVKQDPASETCELAYGGDKSAESHCMLACKQPMQLQQCNIITTVCRGASGGEGGVQQPQSRCVCVSSPNEAAKVEGVEEKCDKALCYGSYNHHVNFEDTFAAYCHPQPIPAPSQLLPRLAGVEPNCDMQRAAANPSATNHLTLPRLISSVSETGLDAKHLLRCCNLNCSWIGLLPAGAGPQSQKHFGGEEYCSTPVGHVRTITRDTGTMTAHKELRDIGVQTGQIATPHVFPQICLSEESRSETSCSQTPDADGDGGKKPGGAPKSPVKEVKWDAEGMTWEVYGASVDPEELGVAIQKHLEMQIKETAIHAAKLTRQNTNTSRQGGNAGCERKRSRMMGSIRTAACCTLSTSAVD from the coding sequence CACTCTCTGATCAGACCCTCTTTGGCACCTCCAAGAGCTCTACACGGGCAATAACACCCCATAACAGTGTGGCTGGAGGACCAGGTAACACCTCCCAGGAGGAGGCCGTCAGAGAGATCTGTAAAGAACATTCAGCTACTTCTCCGTTCAGAGAAACTAACGGCAGTGGTCTGAGGGTCGGCGGAGAGCCCGGTGAACAGGAACAAAGCCAATCTGAACACTGTGTGCCCCCCAAGGCTTCAAGCCACCCCCATTGTCCGGCTGAGGCGCATACACACTCACATCCCCGCGAGGCAGGCGTGAATGCAATCAATGACAACCCTAAGGCTGGTAGGACAGTGCAGAATGTAAAGCCACCAGCTGTCCTCCCTGTTTACAGGAGTCACTCAGACACTGTACCTCTGGTTAAACAGGATCCAGCCAGCGAGACTTGTGAACTTGCTTATGGTGGAGATAAGAGTGCTGAGAGTCACTGTATGTTAGCCTGCAAGCAGCCcatgcagctgcagcagtgcAACATCATCACCACCGTTTGCCGAGGGGCCAGCGGCGGAGAAGGTGGCGTACAGCAGCCTCAGAGCAGATGTGTCTGCGTCTCGTCCCCCAATGAAGCAGCCAAAGTGGAGGGTGTTGAAGAAAAATGTGACAAGGCACTTTGCTATGGCTCCTACAACCATCATGTCAATTTCGAGGACACATTTGCTGCCTACTGCCATCCCCAGCCCATCCCGGCCCCCTCCCAGCTGCTGCCGCGCCTGGCGGGCGTGGAGCCAAACTGTGACATGCAGCGTGCGGCGGCAAATCCTTCAGCGACGAACCACCTCACCCTGCCTCGCCTCATCTCCTCCGTCAGTGAGACGGGCCTGGATGCCAAACACCTGCTGCGGTGCTGCAACCTTAACTGCTCCTGGATCGGCTTGTTGCCCGCTGGTGCTGGGCCACAATCCCAAAAACACTTTGGTGGGGAGGAGTATTGCAGCACTCCCGTTGGACATGTCAGAACCATAACCCGGGACACGGGGACTATGACAGCCCACAAAGAGCTGAGGGACATCGGGGTGCAGACGGGACAGATCGCCACGCCTCACGTGTTCCCCCAGATATGTCTGTCAGAGGAGAGCAGGAGTGAGACCTCCTGCAGCCAGACTCCAGATGCCGACGGCGATGGAGGCAAGAAACCGGGCGGTGCTCCCAAGTCCCCGGTGAAGGAGGTGAAGTGGGACGCAGAGGGAATGACATGGGAGGTGTACGGTGCCTCTGTGGACCCTGAGGAGCTGGGCGTGGCCATCCAGAAACACCTGGAGATGCAGATCAAGGAGACGGCAATTCACGCGGCCAAGCTGACACGCCAGAACACCAACACCTCCCGGCAAGGCGGGAACGCCGGctgtgagagaaagaggagcCGGATGATGGGCTCCATCCGAACCGCGGCCTGTTGCACTCTCAGCACTTCAGCTGTCGACTAA